The genomic DNA TCGAAGTCACAAACAGAATTCACTGTCACCCTGGGAACGGTCGTCACAGCAGGAGAAAGAAATGAAGATTCTGATCGCTGAGGATGATATCTACACCCGCGATGGTCTCGCAGAAGTGATGAGGGGAGAAGGCTATCAAGTTTTCACAGCCGGTTGCGGGCGCACTGCCATGAAGATGTTTGAAACTCATCAACCAGACTGTGTCTGCCTGGACATCATGATGCCGGAGCAGAGTGGCTTTGAAGTCTGCCGAAAAATTCGTGCCCTGTCACCCACATTGCCAATTCTCTTTATCAGTGCCAAATCAGAAGAAGTGGACCGGCTCGTCGGGTTTGAGCTGGGTGCAGACGACTTCATCTCGAAACCGTTTAGTGTTCGCGAAGTGATCGCCCGGATTCGAGCTGTCACACGACGCGCGATGGGGAGCCAACCAACACCACCTCAACCATTCATGATGAATGATTTGGAAGTCTTTCCCGCAGAACTCCGAGCCAAGCGAGGCGAGGCCGTCATCGAGTTAAGCTTGCGTGATGTAAAAATCCTCGAACTCTTACACTCGCGTCCCGGGCAAGCTGTTGACAGGCGAACATTGTTCAAGGTTGCCTGGGGGGAAAGATACCTGCCTAGCAGCCGAACGCTCGATCAACACATCTCACAACTCCGCAAGCGAGTTGAAGTCGACCCCAGACATCCTCTGCTGATTCAGACAGTTCACGGGGTTGGATACCGGTTTGAAGTCCCAGCGGAATCAAAAGCATCGAGCTGATCACAACCACGGCATCACTTTTGCGTGTCATGGAATTTCCATAACATGCGATTCAGTCAGCCGTGTCTCTAGAACCAGTCCGAAAACCTCTGGAATAGCCGCTTTCCTCAACGTTTGAGAGAGCATTTTCACGTTTCAGGACCAGTTCTAAAATAAGGTGTTTTTTCAGGATGCAGGAATTTTTCACGGACTGGGGAGGCTGGATTTTCGGAGCGTCGGTCTTGATGTTTCTGGGAAGCTTATGGTTTGTTTCCTGGTTAATCATCCGCCTTCCATATGATTATTTTCTGACGCACAATGTTGGAGTGCGGCACGCGAACCATCTTGTCCATTACTTGTGGCTGCTGGTACGTAATCTGTTTGGAATCCTGCTGATTGCCTCCGGAGTCGCCATGCTGGTGCTTCCAGGACAGGGGGTGATCACCATCCTGCTTGGGCTGTCGCTAATGGCGTTCCCGGGAAAAAATCGGATTCTGCGTTGGATTCTTGAACGAAAGAGTGTCCGAAAAACAATGAACTGGATTCGCCGCAAAGCGAAAAAACCGCCACTGGTCTTTGAACTCGTTCTAGGATTTGAAGGTTCCTCAAACGATGATCGGCAACAGCTCGGTCGATCCCGGTTGGACGTGACGGGTAATGATGTCGCCAAGTAAGGTTGTTTGGGTGACATCGTGAATCGCAATCTCTGCGAGAGTTCCAGCGAGACGCTCATTCCCATCGAACACAACAATACGGTCACACTTTGTGCGGCCGACGAGTTGCTGTTTCGGTGAAATTTCCGGACGAGGCTTGCTCGCTACTCCATCAATTTGCACAAGATCGTTTTCATCGGGATGGCTGGCAGGATAGCCAACCGGTTCCGCTCCACCATGCCAACCGGGCAAGTCTGCTTGCTCAAGAGTTTCAGCCTCTGCCTTCTCTCGATTCAGTTTGACGGCGTGCTTACTCGGACCTTCGACAAGCACTTCAACCGTCCGTCCGACGAACTCCGCGTTGTCTTCCCCGCTGATCTCATTCTGCAACCGAAGCAACTCGTTGTTCCGACGTTTCTTCACTTCTTCGGGCACATCGTCTTCGTACAGGCTGAACGCTTTCGTGCCGGGGCGTGGGCTATACTTGAAGATGAAGCTGTTCTTGAAACGGAACTCTCGAACCGCGTCGAGGCACTTCTCGAAGGACTCATCAGTCTCTTTACAGAAGCCGACAATAAAGTCACTGGACACCGCACAACCAGGCAGGATCTCATTGATTCGCCCCATCATTTCGCGATAGTCGTCCACCGTGTAACCACGCTTCATGAGCTTGAGTTGCTCATCGCAGCCATGTTGCAACGGCACATGCAGATACCGAGCAACTTTCGGCAAGTCACGAATTGCTTCCAGAAGATCGGTCGTCATATCCTTGGGATAGTTGGTCACAAACTTGAGCCGTTCAATCCCCGGCGTATCGTGAACGAGTGCGAGCAGATCGCCCAAGCGGCTTTGCTTGCCATCTTCGGTATGCTTGTAGGAATTGACAGTTTGACCGAGGAACGTGATTTCCTTCACTCCCTGATCAGCGAGCGTTCTCACTTCCGAAGCGATCTCCTTCGGAGATCGTGACTGCTCCGGCCCACGCGTATTCGGGACGACGCAATAAGTGCAAAACTTGTCGCAGCCAATCATGATCCGTACAAACGCCTGCCATGGACTCGGACGCATTGTTGGATCGCGAAGTGGATCGTAACTTTCAAAAGTTCCGGCGACCTGATCACGTGACCCTTCTTTGCGATTTAAAGAGACAGCCAACGTTTTCTTGCGAGTCTTGCGGACCTGGTCTACGAGGGACGGAATCTCAGCCAGTTGTCCCGTTCCAACAACCAGGTCGACATGCGGAGCCTTGTCGAAAACCGTTTGCTGATCCTGCTGAGCCATACAGCCGATCACTCCAATCACAAGATTCGGACGCTTTCGCTTTCCGTACTTGAAACGACCGACAGAGCTGTACGTTTTGTGTTCTGCATGTTCGCGCACGCTGCAAGTATTGAACAAAACAGTATCCGCTGATTTCGGATCGTCGCACAATTCATAACCTTGCTGCTTGAGTGCAGCCACGACGAGCTCGCTGTCCAGAACATTCATCTGGCAGCCGACAGTTTCGATATAAAGTTTCCCGTTATGTTCCATGGGACTGATTTCGTTCAGGTTCGAATCGCAACAAATAAGCGTGCATAGATAAAAAGATAGCCATACCGAGGCCGCGTTGGCTCGGATGTTGGCGCTCATTGTGACTTGTTCAAGAGGAATAGGAAAGGCAAATCGAGGCAGACTCCGACCAGGAATTGATGCAGGCCGAGAAAGATTCGCTGTGAATCCACGAAATCGGTAGAGTAGCGTTCTACCAAGCTTTGAATACCATGCGAATTTAGCGAACCTGGCAGGTTCGCCGTCGTTCACCAGAATCAAAGCAACATCTCAGATAAACAGAGACACATCAGTCCTGAAACTGGTTGCTCAGCTTCGCTAACTCATAACTCCCATCTCCATTATGACGATCCACCCGAAAATCCTCACTGATTTACTTGATGAGCTCGCAAGTGGGTCGCGTTCGGTCGACGAGATTCAGAAATCAATACTTCAACAGCTCGAATCGACGCCCACTCAGGCGGATGAAACAGTTCGGCTCGATCTCGAACGCCTCGATCGCTGCGGCTATCCGGAAGTGATCTACGCTCCGGGGAAAAGCCTCGAAGCGCTCAATGAAGGGTTTCAGGCACTCCTCTCCGCCAATCAGAACTGTCTGGCAACAAGATGTTCTGAATCGCAGGGAGAATCTTTGAAAAAAAATTTCCCCGGTGCGATTTACGATACAGTTGCACGAACAGTGCGCATTCAACTGCGCGATCAGCGAGCAGGTCGCGTTGCAATTGTGACTGCTGGAACGTCTGATCGTCCCGTTGCGCTGGAAGCATTGGAAACACTTCGCTGGATGAACGTCGAAGCGGAACTCTTAATGGATGTCGGCGTTGCAGGTCCTCAACGATTCCTGGGCGTCAAACACAAATTAACAGACTGTGATGCCGTTGTGGTTGTCGCAGGAATGGAAGGAGCTTTGCCATCTGTTGTGGCGGGCTGGCTCAGCTGCCCGGTCATCGCAGTTCCAACTAGCGTCGGTTACGGAGCAGCTTTCGGAGGAGTGGCAGCGTTACTCGGCATGCTTAACAGCTGTGCCTCGAATGTCGCAGTCGTCAACATTGATGCTGGCTTCAAAGCCGCCTATCTGGCCGGAATGATTGCGCAACGTCCCACGAAACAACAGTCTTGACGTAGACAAAAAAAGCCCACGATCACTGAATCGTGGGCTTTTTGAATCTTGAGCTTCGATCACTTGGATTTGAGATCGTAGTTGACAGTTTGAGGTTCCGCTGTGACAACCAAAACATGTTTGCCGTCAGGTTGCACGTTTGCCGAACGTGGTGGCATCGATTCGACTGCCCCAACATCAGCTGCGTCTTTTCCTTCAGGAATTGGATCACCATTAGGAAGAGTCAACTTCGAAAACGTGACGTCATACGTCCCCGCCTCAAGTCCTGGCTCCATCGAAAAGTGCGTTGCTGTAAATTTCCCGCTTGCATCGGTGATTGCGAAACCACCAGTGCCAGTCGTTGTTTTTTGTGGAAGAAAGCTCATGGTTCCACCGGGCCAGGGAGCACCATCGAGAGTGACGGTTCCATCAATTTGAACCAATGCTCCTGGCTTTTCGTATCCATCATTCTTACTACAACCACTCAACATGGCGGGAATCAGAAGACTGGTGAGCACTAAGCCTGAAATAAGTGATTGACGTTGCATTGCGAGGTTTTCTAGCTTGATGAGTGATGTTGAACTATTCAGGGGGAGTTTTACAGAGTGGTAAAATGGTTGAACCAACGTGAGATTCAGATGCTCTCGAATCTAAAAAATCCCCGGTTGGTCCATTCCGACTTCACCTACGGTCTACACTTTCAGGCAAAGCTGCATCGTTATTGTGCACTCGGTGTGCGTCAAAACGAGCCACCGCTAAGCCTATAAATCTTGATGTAGAGCACATCCATGCTTTCTGTCGCCGTGGAGGAACGGCTCTCTCATGAACAACGCAAAACCCCACGAGACAGACAGCAAATACGATTTCCGTAAATATCAGAACTGATCCTGAAACCTGAAACCGCTCTCTCAAACGTTGAGAAAAACAGCGATTCCAGAGATTTCCGGACTGGTTCTAGAGCATCTTTCGAACTGGTTCGCAGGACCTGCCTCGTGGCGAACAGCATCTTTACTAGAGAAATGAGTTCTTCACGGGCACTCGGTAGAGCATCCATGAGGAAGTTTCTGTCAAGTCGGGAGTGAGACGATTGCGGGATTTTCCAGGCATCCATCCGGCATCACTCACCGAAGTGAGGCGCCAATAGACATGATTCGGTCGGTCCCATTCAAACTGACGGTCTCGAAGACCATGCTCTACCACGGGATCCAACTGCAATCCCACTCTCCATCTCGACGTGAAACTCTGAACACTCTACTGCTGTGATTTTACTATAAAATGATCTTGCGTGAGTCCCTTTCGCCTCGCCCTGGCCTGGGTCTGCAACTCAAATTGAGACCCAGGTGATGGTGTGGTGAATGGGACGGTCTCTTTTGCTGAGCTCGAGTCGGGCTCAGGCACTGACCGCAGGAACGGCCTCTTTCCAAAGTGTGCCATGTTTGAGCATCGCCCACATGACTCGTGACAAGTAATGTGACGTCGCCACCAAGGCAATTTTCTTGCGTGCCGGATCGTCGCGTTGAATTCTCTCGAAGTAGGCTCGGACCGTTGCCGATCGGCGGATCGCTTGCCAGGCGGCTTCGGTCAACATCGCACGAGCTGCCGCAGAGCCTTGTCGAGTGATGTGTCCCAGGCGGTTCTTGTCCGACGATTGATCCTGGGTCGGAACCAGACCGAAGTAGGCTCCCACCTGTTTGCTGCTTTTGAAGCGATGCGGATCGTCGATGAATGCGACCATTGTCTCGGCGGTTCGCAGACCAACTCCCGGAATCGATTGCAGCTGAAAGACAGCGGGGTTGTCCCGGGAGAATTTTTTCAATTCGGTTTCGAGCCTTTGCACCTGCGTTGTCAAAAAATCGATTTCCTGGACAAGTATGTCTCGTTTTATTGCCAGCAGC from Thalassoglobus polymorphus includes the following:
- a CDS encoding response regulator transcription factor, which codes for MKILIAEDDIYTRDGLAEVMRGEGYQVFTAGCGRTAMKMFETHQPDCVCLDIMMPEQSGFEVCRKIRALSPTLPILFISAKSEEVDRLVGFELGADDFISKPFSVREVIARIRAVTRRAMGSQPTPPQPFMMNDLEVFPAELRAKRGEAVIELSLRDVKILELLHSRPGQAVDRRTLFKVAWGERYLPSSRTLDQHISQLRKRVEVDPRHPLLIQTVHGVGYRFEVPAESKASS
- a CDS encoding PGPGW domain-containing protein; this encodes MQEFFTDWGGWIFGASVLMFLGSLWFVSWLIIRLPYDYFLTHNVGVRHANHLVHYLWLLVRNLFGILLIASGVAMLVLPGQGVITILLGLSLMAFPGKNRILRWILERKSVRKTMNWIRRKAKKPPLVFELVLGFEGSSNDDRQQLGRSRLDVTGNDVAK
- the miaB gene encoding tRNA (N6-isopentenyl adenosine(37)-C2)-methylthiotransferase MiaB → MEHNGKLYIETVGCQMNVLDSELVVAALKQQGYELCDDPKSADTVLFNTCSVREHAEHKTYSSVGRFKYGKRKRPNLVIGVIGCMAQQDQQTVFDKAPHVDLVVGTGQLAEIPSLVDQVRKTRKKTLAVSLNRKEGSRDQVAGTFESYDPLRDPTMRPSPWQAFVRIMIGCDKFCTYCVVPNTRGPEQSRSPKEIASEVRTLADQGVKEITFLGQTVNSYKHTEDGKQSRLGDLLALVHDTPGIERLKFVTNYPKDMTTDLLEAIRDLPKVARYLHVPLQHGCDEQLKLMKRGYTVDDYREMMGRINEILPGCAVSSDFIVGFCKETDESFEKCLDAVREFRFKNSFIFKYSPRPGTKAFSLYEDDVPEEVKKRRNNELLRLQNEISGEDNAEFVGRTVEVLVEGPSKHAVKLNREKAEAETLEQADLPGWHGGAEPVGYPASHPDENDLVQIDGVASKPRPEISPKQQLVGRTKCDRIVVFDGNERLAGTLAEIAIHDVTQTTLLGDIITRHVQPGSTELLPIIV
- the larB gene encoding nickel pincer cofactor biosynthesis protein LarB, yielding MTIHPKILTDLLDELASGSRSVDEIQKSILQQLESTPTQADETVRLDLERLDRCGYPEVIYAPGKSLEALNEGFQALLSANQNCLATRCSESQGESLKKNFPGAIYDTVARTVRIQLRDQRAGRVAIVTAGTSDRPVALEALETLRWMNVEAELLMDVGVAGPQRFLGVKHKLTDCDAVVVVAGMEGALPSVVAGWLSCPVIAVPTSVGYGAAFGGVAALLGMLNSCASNVAVVNIDAGFKAAYLAGMIAQRPTKQQS
- a CDS encoding carboxypeptidase-like regulatory domain-containing protein; this encodes MQRQSLISGLVLTSLLIPAMLSGCSKNDGYEKPGALVQIDGTVTLDGAPWPGGTMSFLPQKTTTGTGGFAITDASGKFTATHFSMEPGLEAGTYDVTFSKLTLPNGDPIPEGKDAADVGAVESMPPRSANVQPDGKHVLVVTAEPQTVNYDLKSK